A genomic segment from Flavobacterium litorale encodes:
- a CDS encoding cbb3-type cytochrome c oxidase subunit 3: MLKFIKHNMDTIAGIEVYPIISLLIFFIFFVGLYTWVFTYKTEKIDELSNLPFSDDEEHNENFNQ, encoded by the coding sequence ATGCTAAAGTTTATAAAACATAATATGGATACCATCGCTGGGATAGAGGTGTATCCGATAATATCACTACTTATATTCTTTATCTTTTTTGTAGGGCTATACACTTGGGTGTTTACCTACAAAACAGAAAAGATTGACGAATTGAGCAATTTACCTTTTTCTGACGATGAAGAGCATAACGAAAATTTTAACCAATAA
- the ccoN gene encoding cytochrome-c oxidase, cbb3-type subunit I: MEVQQFYYDNKIVKKFLYACIVFGVVGMLVGLLIASMYMFPNLTDGISWLSYGRLRPLHTNAVIFAFVGNAIFAGVYYSLQRLLKARMYSNFLSNVNFWGWQLIIVAAAISLPLGYTTSKEYAELEWPIDIAIALVWVAFGVNMIGTILKRRERHLYVAIWFYLATFITVAVLHIFNSLELPVNGLKSYSVYAGVQDALVQWWYGHNAVAFFLTTPFLGLMYYYLPKAANRPVYSYKLSIIHFWSLIFIYIWAGPHHLLYSALPDWAQNLGVVFSVMLIAPSWGGMINGLLTLRGAWDKVRTDPVLKFFVVAVTGYGMATFEGPMLSLKNVNSIAHFTDWIVAHVHVGALAWNGFLTFGMIYWLIPRMTKTKLYSIKMANFHFWIGTLGIILYALPMYVAGFAQASMWKQFNPDGSLVYGNFLETVHAIMPMYWMRAIGGTLFVIGLLVLVYNIIMTVRQGQAIEDELAEAPALKKISKRRLKGEKFHPWLERRPIQLTILATIAILIGGIIQIVPTIMVKSNIPTISTVKPYTPLELEGRDLYIREGCVGCHSQMIRPFRSEVERYGEYSKSGEYVYDHPFLWGSKRTGPDLMRIGGKYSDNWHFNHMWDPQSTSDGSIMPGYKWLFDNEKMDYSYIQKKMEVMVQLGVPYTEEDIANAYKSIEEQSAEIEANLHNDPDFVKSYEDSRKAAATRGEEFVPMKEREIVALIAYLQRLGTDIKIKNTTDDNSK, encoded by the coding sequence ATGGAAGTGCAACAATTTTATTACGATAATAAAATAGTTAAAAAGTTCCTCTATGCCTGCATTGTGTTTGGTGTAGTAGGGATGCTTGTAGGGCTGTTAATAGCTTCAATGTACATGTTCCCAAACCTTACCGATGGGATATCGTGGTTAAGTTATGGCAGACTACGACCATTGCATACCAATGCAGTAATTTTTGCCTTTGTAGGTAATGCTATTTTTGCAGGAGTATATTACTCCTTACAACGTTTGCTAAAAGCACGTATGTACAGTAACTTTTTAAGTAATGTAAACTTTTGGGGTTGGCAGCTCATTATTGTAGCCGCCGCCATATCGCTTCCGTTAGGCTATACCACATCAAAAGAATATGCCGAATTAGAGTGGCCTATAGATATAGCTATTGCGCTTGTTTGGGTTGCTTTTGGTGTAAACATGATTGGTACAATACTAAAAAGAAGAGAGCGCCACTTGTATGTAGCCATTTGGTTTTACCTTGCTACGTTTATAACCGTTGCAGTACTTCACATCTTTAATAGTTTAGAGTTACCAGTTAACGGTTTAAAAAGTTACTCCGTATATGCGGGGGTGCAAGATGCGTTAGTACAATGGTGGTACGGGCACAATGCCGTAGCATTCTTCTTAACAACACCATTTTTAGGGTTAATGTATTATTACCTGCCAAAAGCAGCTAACAGACCCGTTTACTCGTATAAACTATCTATTATTCACTTCTGGTCGTTAATATTCATATACATCTGGGCAGGACCACACCACTTGTTATACTCAGCCTTACCAGACTGGGCACAAAACTTAGGGGTAGTATTCTCTGTAATGCTTATTGCGCCATCATGGGGTGGTATGATAAACGGACTGCTTACCCTTAGAGGAGCATGGGATAAAGTACGAACCGACCCAGTTTTAAAATTCTTTGTAGTAGCCGTTACAGGTTACGGTATGGCAACGTTTGAAGGACCAATGCTTTCACTTAAAAACGTAAACTCTATTGCACACTTTACCGATTGGATTGTAGCACACGTACACGTAGGTGCCTTAGCTTGGAATGGTTTCTTAACCTTTGGTATGATTTACTGGTTAATACCCCGTATGACAAAAACCAAGTTATACTCTATTAAAATGGCAAATTTCCATTTCTGGATAGGTACACTAGGTATTATACTATATGCACTACCCATGTACGTAGCAGGATTTGCACAAGCCAGTATGTGGAAACAGTTTAACCCCGATGGTTCGTTAGTATATGGTAACTTCCTAGAAACCGTACATGCTATTATGCCAATGTATTGGATGCGTGCTATAGGAGGAACATTATTCGTAATAGGATTACTGGTATTAGTATACAACATTATAATGACGGTTAGACAAGGTCAGGCTATAGAGGACGAACTTGCCGAAGCACCAGCATTAAAGAAAATAAGTAAGCGAAGACTTAAAGGAGAGAAATTCCACCCATGGTTGGAAAGAAGACCAATTCAGCTTACCATATTAGCTACTATAGCCATACTTATAGGAGGTATTATACAAATTGTACCTACCATAATGGTAAAATCCAACATACCAACCATATCAACCGTTAAACCATATACACCGCTAGAATTAGAAGGACGTGATTTATACATACGAGAAGGTTGTGTAGGTTGCCACTCGCAAATGATACGACCGTTTAGAAGTGAGGTAGAGCGTTACGGTGAATACTCTAAATCGGGAGAGTACGTGTACGACCACCCATTCCTGTGGGGCTCTAAACGAACAGGGCCCGACTTAATGCGAATAGGAGGTAAGTATAGCGATAACTGGCACTTTAATCACATGTGGGATCCGCAAAGTACATCAGACGGCTCTATTATGCCAGGTTACAAATGGCTATTCGATAACGAAAAAATGGATTACTCCTATATCCAAAAGAAAATGGAAGTAATGGTACAATTAGGAGTACCCTATACTGAGGAGGATATTGCTAACGCCTATAAATCTATCGAAGAACAATCTGCTGAAATAGAAGCCAACTTACACAACGATCCTGATTTTGTGAAGAGTTATGAGGATAGCCGAAAAGCGGCTGCTACACGAGGAGAAGAATTTGTACCCATGAAAGAAAGAGAGATTGTAGCGCTTATTGCTTACCTGCAACGCTTAGGTACAGACATCAAGATAAAAAATACAACTGACGATAATTCTAAATAA